In one window of Camelina sativa cultivar DH55 chromosome 15, Cs, whole genome shotgun sequence DNA:
- the LOC104748567 gene encoding pentatricopeptide repeat-containing protein At3g25210, mitochondrial, with translation PAETHTSPSRTRTRTPLETQFETWIQNLKPGFTNSDVVTALRAQSDPDLALDIFRWTAQQRGYKHNHEAYHAMIKQAITGKRNKFVETLMEEVIAGACETSVPLYNCIIRFCCGRKFLFNRAFDVYNKMLRSDNSKPDLETYTLLLSSLLKRFNKLNVCYVYLHAVRSLTKQMKSNGVIPDTYVLNMIIKAYAKCLEVDEAIRVFREMALYGSEPNAYTYSYLIKGLCEKERLGQGLGFYKEMRSKGMVPNGSCYMVLICSLSMERRLSEAVEVVYDMLANSLSPDMLTYNTVLTELCRGGRGDEALELVEEWKKRDPVMGERNYRTLMDEVYFLNKG, from the coding sequence CCGGCGGAAACACACACCTCCCCTTCCCGGACTCGAACCCGAACTCCACTCGAGACTCAATTCGAAACATGGATCCAGAATCTGAAACCAGGATTCACAAACTCCGACGTCGTAACGGCGTTACGAGCCCAATCCGATCCAGATCTAGCTCTCGACATCTTCCGATGGACAGCTCAGCAACGAGGCTACAAACACAACCACGAAGCTTACCACGCCATGATCAAACAAGCAATCACCGGAAAACGAAACAAATTCGTCGAAACCTTAATGGAAGAAGTAATCGCCGGCGCTTGTGAAACGAGTGTTCCTCTCTACAATTGCATCATCAGATTCTGCTGTGGTCGTAAGTTTCTCTTCAACAGAGCTTTCGATGTTTATAACAAGATGCTTCGATCTGATAACTCGAAACCTGATCTTGAGACTTATACTCTGCTTCTAAGCTCATTGCTCAAGAGATTCAACAAATTGAATGTGTGTTATGTGTATCTTCACGCTGTTAGATCTCTCACTAAGCAGATGAAATCGAACGGTGTGATTCCTGATACGTATGTGTTGAATATGATTATCAAGGCTTATGCAAAGTGTCTTGAAGTAGATGAAGCTATAAGGGTGTTTCGTGAGATGGCTCTGTATGGCTCTGAGCCTAATGCTTATACTTATAGTTACTTAATTAAGGGGCTTTGTGAGAAAGAAAGACTTGGacagggtttagggttttacaagGAGATGAGGAGTAAAGGGATGGTTCCGAATGGGAGTTGTTATATGGTTTTGATTTGTAGTCTTTCCATGGAGAGGAGATTGAGTGAAGCGGTTGAGGTTGTGTATGACATGTTGGCGAATTCCTTGTCTCCGGATATGTTGACTTATAATACAGTTTTGACGGAGTTGTGTAGGGGAGGTAGAGGGGATGAAGCTCTTGAGCTGGTTGAGGAATGGAAGAAACGGGATCCGGTGATGGGTGAAAGGAACTACAGAACGTTGATGGACGAAGTGTATTTTCTGAACAAGGGATGA